In one Corallococcus sp. EGB genomic region, the following are encoded:
- a CDS encoding secondary thiamine-phosphate synthase enzyme YjbQ, whose product MYQAKELTVSTRGRGLVDITGEVQRAVKGTGIREGLCTLFLHHTSASLIIGENADPVVQRDLEAFFSRLVKDGDPLFQHDAEGPDDMPAHVRTVLTQVSLSIPVKDGEADLGTWQGVYVWEHRTSPHRRRVTVSVLGG is encoded by the coding sequence GTGTATCAGGCGAAGGAGCTGACGGTGTCCACGCGAGGCCGGGGCCTGGTGGACATCACCGGTGAGGTGCAGCGGGCGGTGAAGGGCACGGGCATCCGCGAGGGCCTGTGCACGCTGTTCCTGCACCACACCAGCGCGTCGCTGATCATCGGGGAGAACGCGGACCCGGTCGTCCAGCGCGACCTGGAGGCGTTCTTCTCCCGGCTGGTGAAGGACGGGGACCCGCTGTTCCAGCACGACGCGGAGGGGCCGGACGACATGCCGGCGCACGTGCGCACGGTGCTGACGCAGGTGTCCCTGAGCATCCCGGTGAAGGACGGCGAGGCGGACCTGGGCACGTGGCAGGGCGTCTACGTCTGGGAGCACCGCACGTCGCCGCACCGCCGCCGCGTCACGGTGTCCGTGCTGGGCGGTTAG
- a CDS encoding alpha/beta hydrolase: protein MSLRPRHVRTKLGELTCHVVDALPEGAAPGLVVVLSHGFGAPGSDLVALAPELMVAAPRLAQAVRFVFPEAPLSLDALGMPGGRAWFEIPPAILMGQGRDWAQYSQGVPPGMPAARRALMSVVAALQVPLNRVVLGGFSQGAMMATDVALRLEECPAGLCLLSGAMVAGKEWEPKVRARTSLPVFQGHGRQDPVLPFQEGERLRDLLTGAGLPVEFLPFDGGHTIITDELEQLAAFLVKRLDGR from the coding sequence GTGAGCCTCCGTCCGCGCCACGTGCGCACGAAGCTGGGAGAGCTGACCTGCCACGTGGTGGACGCGCTCCCCGAGGGCGCGGCGCCGGGGCTGGTGGTGGTGCTGAGCCACGGCTTCGGCGCGCCGGGCTCGGACCTGGTGGCGCTGGCGCCGGAGCTGATGGTGGCCGCGCCCCGGCTGGCCCAGGCCGTGCGGTTCGTCTTCCCGGAGGCGCCGCTGTCGCTGGACGCGCTGGGCATGCCCGGCGGCCGTGCGTGGTTCGAGATTCCTCCGGCCATCCTGATGGGCCAGGGGCGCGACTGGGCGCAGTACTCGCAGGGCGTGCCGCCGGGGATGCCCGCCGCGCGCCGGGCGTTGATGAGCGTGGTGGCGGCGCTCCAGGTGCCGCTGAATCGCGTCGTCTTGGGAGGCTTCAGCCAGGGCGCGATGATGGCCACGGACGTGGCGCTGCGGCTGGAGGAGTGCCCCGCCGGCCTGTGCCTGCTGTCCGGGGCCATGGTGGCCGGGAAGGAGTGGGAGCCCAAGGTCCGCGCGAGGACGTCGCTGCCCGTGTTCCAGGGGCACGGCCGGCAGGATCCGGTGCTGCCCTTCCAGGAGGGCGAGCGCCTGCGCGACCTGCTGACAGGCGCGGGGCTGCCGGTGGAGTTCCTACCCTTCGATGGCGGGCACACCATCATCACCGACGAACTGGAGCAGCTGGCGGCGTTCCTGGTGAAGCGGCTGGACGGGCGCTGA